A stretch of the Aegilops tauschii subsp. strangulata cultivar AL8/78 chromosome 4, Aet v6.0, whole genome shotgun sequence genome encodes the following:
- the LOC109768689 gene encoding uncharacterized protein — protein MSLICRILFFFFFFFFFFFSLPFHHALDPVNVLNVQYNVSSDSFTGVSGLLSRQFVAYSRNPPQVLLRRFLAPRRPDFEALPNRFIMINMVDNVPGRTATLALCDDDLYVPGFKDTTLQWNHFRRFEPIVPGSRELPVHHTYPELLPLFPNGSRMSHLQLHLVPLGKAATLGAFRTLANYNPRTTPRKDLRSALVTLIVTFSEGHRFDQLNRRLKNEWDNARPIYMLEEEAPYVVHWGSLSRALQWWEESGRKSWTNSPQDIAEFKKIHANSPQAARDVLLFLQRTMKFNL, from the coding sequence ATGTCGTTAATTTGCCGcattcttttcttcttcttcttcttcttcttcttcttcttctccctccccTTCCACCACGCACTAGACCCAGTCAATGTACTGAATGTACAATATAATGTCTCGAGCGACTCGTTCACCGGCGTGTCTGGCCTTTTGTCTAGGCAGTTCGTAGCGTACAGTCGCAACCCACCACAGGTTCTGTTGCGCAGGTTTCTTGCCCCACGGCGGCCTGATTTCGAAGCCCTTCCTAACCGGTTTATCATGATAAACATGGTTGACAACGTGCCTGGGCGTACAGCCACCCTCGCCCTGTGCGACGATGACCTGTACGTCCCGGGTTTCAAAGATACCACTCTCCAGTGGAACCATTTCAGAAGATTCGAGCCAATCGTGCCTGGCTCCAGGGAACTGCCCGTTCACCACACTTACCCAGAGCTTCTGCCATTGTTCCCAAACGGCAGCAGAATGTCACACCTGCAACTGCATCTAGTACCCTTGGGCAAAGCTGCCACCTTGGGTGCATTCCGGACGTTGGCAAACTATAATCCTCGCACCACGCCAAGGAAGGACCTTAGGTCCGCGCTGGTAACACTAATCGTCACCTTTAgtgaaggacacagatttgatcaGCTAAACAGACGACTGAAGAACGAGTGGGACAACGCTCGACCAATCTACATGCTTGAAGAGGAGGCACCGTACGTTGTACATTGGGGTTCGCTGTCTCGTGCGCTCCAATGGTGGGAGGAGAGTGGTCGCAAAAGTTGGACCAATAGTCCACAGGACATTGCAGAATTCAAAAAGATCCATGCCAACAGTCCCCAGGCAGCTAGAGATGTGCTGCTCTTCTTACAAAGGACCATGAAATTCAATTTATAG